The following proteins are co-located in the Triticum aestivum cultivar Chinese Spring chromosome 1A, IWGSC CS RefSeq v2.1, whole genome shotgun sequence genome:
- the LOC123190274 gene encoding auxin transporter-like protein 3 has product MASETSVADEKAPAGLSRYEADAEDGQEGGGDEKSRLSGLLWHGGSAYDAWFSCASNQVAQVLLTLPYSFAQLGMVSGILFQLFYGLLGSWTAYLISILYLEYRTRKEKDKVDFRNHVIQWFEVLDGLLGRHWRNVGLAFNCTFLLFGSVIQLIGCASNIYYVNDHLDKRTWTYIFGACCATTVFIPSFHNYRVWSFLGLLMTTYTAWYIAVASLMHGQADAVKHSGPTTIMLYFTGATNILYTFGGHAVTVEVMHAMWRPQKFKAIYLLATLYVLTLTLPSASAAYWAFGDELLTHSNALSLLPRDAWRDAAVILMLIHQFITFGFACTPLYFVWEKLIGLHDCRSLCKRAAARLPVVIPIWFLAIIFPFFGPINSAVGSLLVSFTVYIIPAMAHMVTFRSPQSRENAVERPPRFAGGWTGAYVINSFVVAWVLVVGFGFGGWASITNFVQQVSTFGLFAKCYQCPPHPALASPSPMAPSPSMPFGFNMTGMFAPMSAPSPAPAPAPMHLGSLHHHHRHHRHGL; this is encoded by the exons ATGGCGTCCGAGACGAGCGTCGCCGACGAGAAGGCGCCCGCTGGGCTGAGCCGCTACGAGGCGGACGCGGAGGACGGGcaggagggcggcggcgacgaaAAGTCCCGGCTGTCCGGCCTGCTGTGGCACGGCGGGTCGGCGTACGACGCGTGGTTCAGCTGCGCGTCGAACCAGGTCGCGCAGGTCCTGCTGACGCTGCCCTACTCGTTCGCGCAGCTGGGCATGGTGAGCGGCATCCTGTTCCAGCTCTTCTACGGCCTCCTCGGCAGCTGGACCGCCTACCTCATCAGCATCCTCTACCTCGAGTACCGCACCCGCAAGGAGAAGGACAAGGTCGACTTCCGCAACCACGTCATCCAG TGGTTCGAGGTGCTGGACGGGCTGCTGGGGCGGCACTGGCGGAACGTGGGGCTGGCCTTCAACTGCACGTTCCTGCTGTTCGGGTCGGTGATCCAGCTCATCGGCTGCGCTAGCAACATCTACTACGTGAACGACCACCTGGACAAGCGGACGTGGACCTACATCTTCGGCGCCTGCTGCGCCACCACCGTCTTCATCCCCTCCTTCCACAACTACCGCGTCTGGTCCTTCCTCGGCCTCCTCATGACCACCTACACCGCCTGGTACATCGCCGTCGCCTCCCTCATGCACGGCCAGGCCGACGCCGTCAAGCACTCCGGCcccaccaccatcatgctctactTCACCGGCGCCACCAACATCCTCTACACCTTCGGGGGGCACGCTGTCACCGT ggagGTGATGCACGCGATGTGGCGGCCGCAGAAGTTCAAGGCCATCTACCTGCTGGCGACGCTGTACGTGCTCACCCTGACGCTGCCGTCGGCGTCGGCGGCGTACTGGGCGTTCGGCGACGAGCTGCTCACGCACTCCAACGCGCTCTCGCTGCTCCCGCGCGACGCCTGGCGCGACGCCGCCGTCATCCTCATGCTCATCCACCAGTTCATCACCTTCGGCTTCGCCTGCACCCCGCTCTACTTCGTGTGGGAGAAGCTCATCGGCCTCCACGACTGCCGCAGCCTCTGCAAGCGCGCCGCCGCCAGGCTCCCCGTCGTCATCCCCATCTGGTTCCTCGCCATCATCTTCCCCTTCTTCGGCCCCATCAACTCCGCCGTCGGCTCCCTCCTCGTCAGCTTCACCGTCTACATCATCCCCGCCATGGCGCACATGGTCACCTTCCGCTCACCACAGTCCCGCGAG AACGCGGTGGAGCGGCCGCCGCGGTTCGCCGGAGGCTGGACGGGGGCGTACGTGATCAACTCGTTCGTGGTGGCGTGGGTGCTCGTCGTCGGCTTCGGCTTCGGCGGGTGGGCCAGCATCACCAACTTCGTGCAGCAGGTGTCCACCTTCGGCCTCTTCGCCAAGTGCTACCAGTGCCCGCCCCACCCGGCCCTCGCGTCGCCGTCGCCCATGGCCCCGAGCCCGTCCATGCCGTTCGGCTTCAACATGACCGGCATGTTCGCCCCGATGTCCGCCCCGTCTCCGGCTCCGGCCCCGGCCCCGATGCATCTCGGGTCgcttcaccaccaccaccggcaCCACCGCCACGGTCTGTGA